A window of Vibrio ishigakensis contains these coding sequences:
- a CDS encoding 8-oxoguanine DNA glycosylase OGG fold protein — protein sequence MTPSFLKNNLENIQQTEQPSFKISNSYYSYRHYKVIDDILASCKNGYIGREQVTTYFKGQHYYQGFFAAMIWGGVSTGGVTGDNLTKLLSVKPERLEAIVLVVKRLLERQLFSEAYNYMEGEGKLKGLGDAYFTKLFFFVAAADGLTIVPPIFDKWTKLAYCALLIDEGNDQLAKQYISRVEGVEVKLRTATRSAAFNDFVLRMNRWAKECMVEVNQLESYIFGTHRSKDKTSHNPRFYFESFVADHHAEVFDTQATIRRSKSKEKKSHSLTNLNKDKTIMSRIVAIYLSPANKTAYTSTNIELLDTSKPYGKEPLTLVKGGLGAKGYRVFSGEDGATVTANHKAMRNDPTLQVVYLSGDDLVSKKSQAEQFTDSESLKVAKKYAQELAKGLGFKKIGR from the coding sequence ATGACTCCTTCATTTTTAAAAAACAATCTCGAAAATATTCAACAAACAGAGCAGCCAAGCTTTAAAATTTCCAACAGCTATTATAGCTATCGTCACTATAAAGTAATCGATGACATCTTAGCTAGTTGTAAAAATGGTTATATCGGTCGCGAGCAAGTGACCACGTATTTTAAAGGGCAACACTATTATCAAGGCTTTTTTGCTGCAATGATTTGGGGAGGGGTTTCTACTGGAGGTGTTACTGGAGACAACCTAACCAAGTTACTAAGTGTAAAGCCAGAGCGACTAGAAGCGATCGTGTTGGTTGTTAAGCGTTTATTAGAGCGACAGTTATTCTCTGAAGCATACAACTATATGGAAGGAGAAGGAAAGTTAAAAGGCTTAGGCGATGCGTACTTTACCAAACTATTTTTCTTCGTTGCAGCAGCAGATGGCTTAACGATTGTCCCGCCTATTTTTGATAAATGGACCAAGCTTGCATACTGCGCATTACTAATTGATGAAGGGAATGATCAACTGGCCAAGCAGTACATTTCTCGAGTGGAGGGCGTTGAGGTTAAATTAAGAACAGCAACTCGCAGTGCAGCTTTCAATGATTTTGTGCTTCGGATGAATCGATGGGCTAAAGAGTGCATGGTAGAGGTTAACCAACTAGAAAGTTATATTTTTGGGACTCATCGCTCTAAAGATAAAACAAGTCATAACCCACGCTTCTACTTTGAGTCGTTTGTTGCTGATCATCACGCAGAGGTATTTGATACTCAAGCCACAATACGCAGAAGTAAGTCAAAAGAAAAAAAGTCGCATTCATTAACAAACTTAAACAAGGATAAAACAATAATGTCACGTATTGTAGCGATATACTTGTCTCCAGCGAATAAAACAGCTTATACCTCAACTAATATCGAATTACTGGATACTAGCAAGCCATACGGTAAGGAGCCGTTAACACTTGTTAAAGGCGGGCTAGGTGCTAAAGGATATCGTGTGTTTTCAGGTGAAGATGGTGCAACAGTGACGGCTAACCATAAAGCAATGCGTAATGATCCAACCTTACAAGTGGTGTACTTAAGTGGTGACGATTTGGTGAGTAAAAAGTCACAGGCTGAACAGTTCACAGATAGTGAGTCATTAAAGGTAGCTAAGAAATATGCGCAAGAACTAGCGAAAGGACTAGGGTTTAAGAAGATAGGTCGCTAG
- a CDS encoding methyltransferase family protein, giving the protein MQDITEFTRIFLALFFSFVATFYVVRIIVVKSAIASEVVFVGEKYTKEWCNQLTFRLFRTCICCVCLLRLAYPTIDSYLGMITSLVSPIFQFLGMLLLGLGLGFTATSVIHFKLGELWRSGIDPNAPAKIITHGFYRYSRNPMYIAVTTAQLGFFFALPSYFSLICLLIGLFTLHSQVKVEERQLKSLFPKQYTEYTCRVRRWI; this is encoded by the coding sequence ATGCAGGATATCACTGAATTCACGCGCATTTTTCTGGCTCTATTTTTTAGTTTTGTCGCTACTTTTTATGTAGTGAGAATTATCGTGGTCAAGAGTGCGATAGCCTCAGAAGTTGTATTTGTAGGTGAAAAATATACTAAAGAATGGTGTAACCAGTTGACGTTTAGGTTGTTTCGAACCTGCATCTGTTGTGTGTGTTTGTTGCGTTTGGCATATCCGACTATTGATAGCTATTTGGGAATGATAACGTCTTTGGTTTCGCCGATATTCCAATTCTTGGGCATGTTGCTACTTGGGCTTGGACTTGGATTTACTGCCACCTCCGTAATTCACTTTAAACTTGGAGAACTGTGGCGTTCGGGTATCGACCCTAACGCACCTGCCAAGATCATAACGCACGGCTTTTATCGATACTCGAGAAACCCAATGTATATTGCCGTCACTACTGCTCAGCTGGGTTTTTTCTTTGCCTTACCATCTTACTTTTCTCTTATTTGCCTACTGATTGGATTGTTTACATTGCATAGCCAAGTAAAAGTTGAAGAACGCCAACTTAAATCGCTTTTTCCAAAGCAATATACTGAATACACCTGCAGAGTACGGCGTTGGATTTGA
- a CDS encoding helix-turn-helix transcriptional regulator: MAILRYIPQEPQYTTTRELSDKLSNDGFDINMRMLQRDIEILCCQHPLSCDDTVRPHRWFRIQGVNDVTFEMTPSLALAINMLSEQSHYLLPRQVHDNLKGFFLQATQKFTVAPENQLYHWPSRIANMSPGFQLCKPLIDDKVLQVVERALIQQTPLEISYRPRPPRYSKKYQINPLGLVTRGPVYYLIATLRESGDYRHFVLHRIQDVELITTVQHRVQNFNLSTYIKNGNLSFPKDNEITLELKVSYIEGYHLLETTIHPEQEISYPDPHHFVVKAKVNHTEELKWWLMSLSDISEVIGPNFLRRELTESLEKAVRQYQSN; encoded by the coding sequence ATGGCGATACTGCGCTATATTCCTCAAGAGCCTCAATATACGACGACGAGAGAGCTAAGTGATAAGCTGAGTAATGATGGCTTTGATATTAATATGCGGATGCTACAGAGGGACATTGAAATACTATGTTGTCAGCACCCTTTGAGCTGCGATGATACTGTAAGGCCGCATCGTTGGTTTCGTATTCAAGGGGTAAACGATGTAACGTTTGAAATGACGCCCAGCCTAGCTCTCGCTATTAATATGCTGAGTGAACAGTCTCATTATTTGTTGCCTCGACAAGTTCATGACAATCTAAAAGGCTTCTTTTTACAAGCAACTCAAAAGTTTACTGTCGCACCAGAAAACCAGCTATACCATTGGCCATCGCGTATCGCTAACATGTCTCCTGGTTTTCAGCTTTGTAAGCCGTTAATTGACGACAAAGTGCTGCAAGTTGTTGAACGAGCTTTGATCCAACAAACGCCATTAGAGATTAGTTATCGGCCTCGACCACCAAGGTATAGTAAGAAGTATCAAATAAACCCTTTAGGTCTGGTTACTCGTGGGCCTGTTTATTATCTTATTGCGACACTACGCGAAAGTGGCGACTATCGACATTTTGTATTACATCGAATTCAAGATGTCGAATTGATAACCACCGTGCAACACCGGGTACAAAATTTCAACTTATCGACCTACATAAAAAACGGCAACCTGAGTTTCCCGAAAGACAATGAGATAACACTAGAGCTGAAAGTGTCCTATATCGAAGGTTACCACCTGCTTGAAACCACAATCCATCCAGAGCAAGAAATCAGCTACCCAGACCCTCACCACTTCGTTGTAAAAGCAAAAGTTAATCATACCGAAGAACTTAAGTGGTGGTTAATGTCGCTTTCTGACATTAGTGAAGTCATAGGACCTAATTTTTTAAGAAGGGAACTCACAGAGAGCTTAGAAAAAGCGGTACGTCAATATCAGTCAAACTAA
- a CDS encoding tetratricopeptide repeat protein: MINDSKYDRAEELVSAVCNNDEKRVSTLLEEGVDVHYNDNEALWLAISNRFAGITLLLLDAGAYIDDRDGEIWELACTQNAIDDDFSNLIQLGANAISGLDYASQLDVALNKGNAILVDFLIQRFPSELNAEGLILGMEYRKSNVVEYFLEKEVNFDLCNVENAHILFTAWDSGYSHLMPKLVKFGVDISDAVHDYQFGSYICASSLPSEFLSKLLKLSEHDSDVCESIASIGIGNKQFDVAVDAINGIAHDADKLGDIFFRALLCDAEVLYPLLMKLKADIQLNETDDIDWLNPFVNHCTDRDLVCYLLLRAGPWVANDGYLLDKAIEDGDTEWAKTLIMLGVESNKPMYMNAELEKLIDNIEGNKNYQFEFYLNLAEKFGGQPAEEVADAFMQGHVVEQDKSKAIFWYRQAVNWGSTSAMRKLARILATGDGVEQNKQEAISLYRTFTKDTTFVKDLEVHEMSDDQIISRLAVMIP; the protein is encoded by the coding sequence GTGATTAACGACAGTAAATATGATCGGGCTGAAGAACTAGTCTCTGCCGTTTGTAATAATGATGAAAAAAGAGTATCAACCCTATTAGAAGAAGGTGTTGATGTACATTATAACGATAACGAAGCACTGTGGTTGGCTATATCAAACCGTTTTGCAGGAATTACGCTTTTGTTATTAGATGCTGGAGCTTATATTGACGACCGTGACGGCGAAATATGGGAACTGGCATGTACTCAAAATGCTATTGATGACGACTTTAGCAATCTTATTCAATTAGGTGCAAATGCAATATCAGGTCTAGATTATGCCTCACAGTTAGATGTTGCTCTGAATAAGGGTAACGCAATACTTGTTGATTTTTTGATCCAACGTTTTCCCTCCGAACTAAATGCTGAAGGGTTAATATTAGGTATGGAATACAGAAAATCAAATGTGGTGGAGTACTTCTTGGAGAAAGAAGTAAATTTTGACCTATGCAATGTGGAAAACGCCCATATTTTGTTTACTGCTTGGGATTCGGGGTACAGCCATCTAATGCCTAAATTAGTCAAGTTCGGTGTGGATATATCAGATGCGGTACATGACTATCAGTTTGGGAGTTACATCTGTGCAAGCTCTCTACCCTCGGAGTTTCTTAGCAAATTACTTAAGTTGTCGGAACATGATTCTGATGTATGTGAGTCAATCGCATCTATTGGAATAGGTAATAAGCAATTCGATGTTGCAGTTGATGCTATTAATGGTATTGCTCATGATGCTGACAAGTTAGGGGATATTTTTTTTCGTGCGCTTTTATGTGATGCAGAGGTGTTGTATCCGCTACTAATGAAGTTAAAAGCAGATATTCAACTCAACGAAACAGACGATATTGACTGGCTCAATCCATTTGTAAATCATTGTACCGATCGTGATTTAGTATGTTATCTATTGCTTAGGGCTGGTCCTTGGGTTGCTAACGATGGGTATTTACTTGATAAAGCCATTGAGGATGGCGACACCGAGTGGGCAAAGACATTAATCATGCTCGGAGTTGAGTCTAATAAGCCGATGTATATGAATGCGGAGTTAGAAAAACTAATTGATAATATTGAGGGAAATAAGAACTATCAATTTGAATTTTATTTAAACTTAGCTGAAAAATTTGGAGGGCAACCAGCAGAAGAAGTTGCTGATGCATTCATGCAGGGACATGTTGTGGAGCAAGATAAATCTAAAGCTATATTCTGGTACAGACAAGCAGTTAATTGGGGAAGTACCTCTGCAATGAGAAAATTGGCTAGAATACTAGCTACTGGTGATGGGGTAGAGCAAAATAAACAAGAAGCGATTTCTTTGTATAGGACTTTTACAAAGGATACTACGTTCGTGAAAGATTTAGAGGTTCATGAAATGTCTGATGATCAGATCATTTCACGATTAGCGGTTATGATCCCATAA
- a CDS encoding type II secretion system protein produces the protein MRRNKGFTLIELIVVIVILGVLSVTALPKFLNLGDEARVASLKSVKGSIAEVMNNVEALLNVESRVNSNANGRVESVTYSNGLDLAIFRNRLSYADACRAVGLLDFTQTQAGNINGIPKKKHPSLDGNFICLFENQTTFVISDASNGNFCIRYSGNDSGTIYTDGEGDNSKCR, from the coding sequence ATTAGACGAAACAAAGGGTTTACGCTTATAGAGTTGATTGTAGTAATAGTCATTCTTGGCGTACTATCCGTTACTGCATTACCTAAATTTTTAAACTTGGGAGACGAAGCCAGAGTTGCCAGTTTGAAAAGCGTTAAAGGCTCGATTGCTGAGGTTATGAATAATGTCGAGGCATTACTTAACGTAGAAAGTCGAGTTAATAGCAATGCTAATGGTAGAGTTGAATCAGTCACCTATAGCAACGGTCTTGACCTCGCTATTTTCCGCAACAGACTTAGTTATGCTGATGCGTGTAGGGCAGTTGGATTACTTGATTTTACCCAAACTCAGGCGGGAAACATCAATGGCATACCAAAGAAGAAGCATCCTAGCTTGGATGGCAATTTTATTTGTCTTTTTGAAAATCAAACCACGTTTGTTATCTCCGATGCTTCAAATGGTAACTTTTGTATCCGATACAGTGGCAATGACTCTGGTACGATTTACACTGATGGAGAAGGTGACAACAGTAAGTGTCGCTAG
- a CDS encoding tyrosine-type recombinase/integrase: MKSQSTRTSSGIKRPFKLEEIWRIRTRLELENDLMQLALLNLAIDSKLRSCDLLKLRVCDVSSEGVVHERVQCLQQKTGSDVHFEITPRTQQSIGHWLFSSSLNGPCFLFPSSRRKRQSISYSFYRSIIRNWASKLGLNADNYGTHSMRRTKATLIYARTKNIRAVQLLLGHTKLDNTIRYLGVELEDALRLSE, encoded by the coding sequence ATGAAGAGTCAATCAACCAGAACAAGTAGTGGTATAAAAAGACCATTTAAACTGGAAGAAATCTGGAGAATCAGAACTCGACTGGAGTTAGAAAACGACTTAATGCAACTTGCATTACTAAATTTGGCTATTGATAGTAAATTGAGGTCGTGTGATTTACTAAAACTTCGTGTATGTGATGTTTCATCTGAAGGTGTTGTTCACGAACGGGTGCAGTGTTTGCAGCAAAAAACGGGGTCTGACGTGCATTTTGAAATTACGCCGAGGACTCAGCAAAGTATTGGTCATTGGTTATTCTCATCCTCACTAAATGGACCCTGTTTTCTTTTCCCTAGTTCACGTCGCAAACGGCAATCTATCAGTTACTCTTTTTATCGTTCCATAATCAGAAATTGGGCAAGTAAACTGGGGTTGAATGCAGATAACTATGGAACACACTCTATGCGACGTACGAAAGCTACACTAATCTACGCTCGGACAAAGAATATCAGGGCAGTACAACTGTTACTCGGACATACTAAGTTGGATAACACGATTCGCTATCTTGGTGTGGAGTTGGAAGACGCTCTTCGGCTATCTGAGTAA
- a CDS encoding tyrosine-type recombinase/integrase, whose translation MNTSINFTKRSLENLETPKSRIRYRDFGGPNSVRGLGLELTPTGEKTFRFVQKVNGRNVKVTIGKFPEITVEIARTHARDIAQQIARGINPNEEKRKKREAQTFNDLFAVYEKLFELDIKAGSRRATSLRSNQTLFNLHLKPRIGRLSIESFSKSDARKLLREILAESGYSRHNHSLTLLKSMFNRADISSNPFSTLKKIDESYHRRERTLSDPELLRLFESLELEKDIYRDCVLLLLLTGQRKSTVLSMQWKEINRANRTWTIPTSKFKSKRPHVVPLSKEAMDILERRSQTATQGEEFIFPSSNSQSGHITDKSGKGGFWRRITERAGLYSPDPSENLQVHDLRRTLATYQVTSGGSLQATSKLLGHSNVSITADVYAHLSIDSIRETLQNTTETMLQKNIATSKLGHIKTLVSELSFSEKKELLNFLQG comes from the coding sequence ATGAATACTAGCATTAACTTTACTAAGCGCTCGTTAGAGAACCTAGAAACCCCCAAATCTCGTATCAGATACAGAGACTTTGGGGGGCCAAACAGTGTCAGAGGATTGGGGCTCGAGCTCACCCCTACTGGTGAGAAAACATTCCGATTTGTGCAAAAAGTTAATGGTAGAAACGTTAAGGTCACTATAGGAAAGTTCCCTGAGATAACCGTTGAAATCGCCAGAACTCATGCGCGAGACATCGCTCAACAGATAGCGCGTGGCATCAATCCCAACGAGGAAAAGCGAAAAAAGCGAGAAGCACAAACATTCAATGATCTTTTTGCCGTGTACGAAAAACTATTTGAGCTCGATATCAAAGCCGGTTCGCGACGAGCCACCAGCCTACGGAGCAATCAAACACTGTTTAACCTTCACCTTAAGCCTCGAATAGGACGTCTTTCTATCGAGTCATTTTCAAAAAGTGATGCGAGAAAGCTGCTGCGCGAAATTCTGGCTGAGAGCGGGTATAGTCGCCACAATCATTCTCTCACGCTCTTAAAATCAATGTTTAATCGCGCTGACATCTCGTCCAACCCTTTTAGTACGCTCAAAAAAATTGACGAATCTTACCACCGAAGAGAACGAACCCTCAGCGACCCTGAACTACTACGCTTATTTGAGTCTCTAGAACTAGAGAAAGACATTTATCGCGACTGCGTGCTCTTGCTTTTACTCACTGGACAGCGAAAATCCACGGTTCTGTCCATGCAGTGGAAGGAAATCAATAGAGCAAACCGCACTTGGACAATCCCTACCTCAAAGTTCAAGAGTAAAAGGCCTCATGTTGTTCCATTGTCAAAAGAAGCAATGGATATACTCGAGAGACGCTCCCAAACTGCAACTCAAGGCGAGGAATTCATCTTCCCAAGTTCGAATAGCCAATCTGGACACATTACGGATAAAAGTGGAAAAGGTGGTTTTTGGCGTCGCATTACTGAGCGTGCTGGTCTTTATAGTCCCGATCCATCTGAGAACTTACAGGTCCACGATTTAAGACGAACACTTGCAACGTATCAAGTAACGTCTGGTGGTTCATTACAGGCTACAAGTAAGCTCTTGGGTCACTCTAATGTCAGTATTACCGCCGACGTCTATGCTCATCTTTCAATAGATAGTATTAGAGAGACTCTACAAAATACGACGGAAACGATGCTCCAAAAAAACATCGCAACATCCAAGTTAGGCCATATAAAAACTCTAGTCTCAGAGCTCTCATTTAGCGAAAAAAAAGAGCTACTCAACTTTCTCCAAGGTTAG
- a CDS encoding substrate-binding domain-containing protein, protein MAMTIEQIASNLGVSITTVKLVHNGKADKYRISAKTQKRVHDFIDKHGIVVNQTARNLKLKKTNTLGLIVPRITNRFFSSLIEELEQHCSNAGFQLITASCDGDAGKEKEVTKRLFERGVDGFFIVPSSKEQLEDTLGRYPSKPIVVLDRDYKIKDQHTVTSNNHLGFFELTNKLLDKKLSEVYVISGDCQIPTIRDRLQGFIDSYTHHELSPVSNWLYSVPKNTAKDGFDGMKMLMQDLNRVPKALVFSSLPILEGALHYIKSHTGVIPTSTIIGTFDDHTMLDFLPNRIVSVEQNAQLIAKHSVQLLLSKIDESTIRNSNIVIPTKLVSRNL, encoded by the coding sequence ATGGCTATGACTATCGAACAGATAGCGAGTAACCTTGGTGTATCTATTACCACCGTTAAACTTGTTCACAACGGCAAAGCAGATAAATATAGGATATCTGCAAAAACTCAAAAAAGAGTTCATGACTTCATTGATAAGCACGGTATTGTTGTCAATCAAACGGCTCGAAATTTAAAACTAAAAAAAACAAATACGCTCGGTCTAATCGTACCTAGAATTACCAACCGTTTTTTTTCGTCTTTGATCGAAGAATTGGAACAGCACTGTAGCAATGCAGGTTTTCAATTGATCACTGCTTCATGTGACGGTGATGCTGGAAAAGAAAAAGAGGTAACCAAGAGGCTTTTTGAAAGGGGTGTTGATGGCTTCTTTATTGTACCTAGCTCCAAAGAACAACTTGAAGATACACTGGGAAGATACCCTAGCAAACCGATTGTCGTACTGGATCGTGACTACAAAATAAAGGATCAACACACTGTCACTAGTAACAATCACTTGGGTTTTTTCGAATTAACCAACAAGTTACTAGATAAAAAGCTATCTGAAGTTTATGTGATAAGTGGTGACTGCCAAATCCCCACTATTCGAGATCGATTACAAGGTTTTATCGATAGTTACACTCACCATGAATTATCGCCTGTCTCGAATTGGCTATATTCGGTTCCTAAAAATACGGCTAAAGATGGGTTCGATGGTATGAAGATGCTCATGCAGGACCTCAATCGTGTTCCCAAGGCTTTAGTTTTTTCCTCCCTCCCTATACTTGAAGGGGCACTTCACTACATTAAATCACATACAGGAGTTATACCTACATCCACCATAATTGGCACTTTTGATGATCATACAATGCTAGACTTCTTGCCAAATCGAATTGTATCCGTCGAACAAAATGCTCAATTAATTGCAAAACATTCGGTTCAGTTACTTCTCTCGAAAATTGACGAGTCAACAATTAGAAACTCAAATATTGTAATACCAACTAAATTGGTATCTAGAAATCTTTGA
- a CDS encoding FGGY-family carbohydrate kinase gives MGDSYVIGVDVGSGSARAGVFDENGFKLGMFVKAIKQFRPKKNHVEQSSADIWQQVCNVVKGAVQESGINPESVVGIGFDATCSLVALDSDDLPVSVSTSNNPNQNIVMWMDHRAIEEASEINETADPALKYVGGEVSPEMELPKILWLKKHLPDAYNKIAKFFDLADFLVYQSTGNAKRSVCTKSCKWNYLSHNHDWAYDLLGKVNLIDLIEDGKVEGSIEDLGTPAGKLTEKAARELGLSQNTVVSTGIIDAHAGGLAIIGAEPETTLAIIGGTSSCHMAVSKNETFVPGVWGPYWGAMLPEYWLLEGGQSAAGALLDHVIHSSSQYETLRQRAELENRSVYEILNQRVLELEKEAPELMSEFHMLGYHHGNRSPRANPTLKGMVSGLTLEQGLDSLAIEYLSAIQSVAYGTRHIIEAMRQSGHEITKISMCGGGTKNPLWLREHADVTGCDVVLSKEPEAVILGAAMLGATASGVHETLSDAVKKMGFEGGRISPNKERTNFHNKKYRVFLEMYEDQMKYKAMMADK, from the coding sequence ATGGGTGATTCGTATGTCATAGGAGTGGATGTTGGTTCGGGCAGTGCCCGTGCTGGCGTGTTTGATGAAAACGGATTTAAGCTGGGCATGTTTGTCAAAGCCATCAAGCAATTTCGACCGAAGAAAAATCATGTAGAGCAGTCTTCAGCAGACATCTGGCAACAAGTTTGCAACGTGGTTAAAGGTGCGGTTCAAGAGAGTGGAATAAACCCAGAATCTGTCGTTGGAATCGGTTTCGATGCGACTTGCTCTTTAGTCGCGTTAGATAGTGATGACTTGCCCGTATCCGTCTCTACTAGCAATAATCCAAATCAAAATATTGTGATGTGGATGGACCACCGTGCAATCGAAGAGGCAAGTGAGATTAATGAGACAGCAGACCCTGCTCTAAAATACGTCGGTGGAGAAGTTAGTCCAGAAATGGAACTTCCAAAAATTTTATGGCTGAAAAAGCACCTACCGGATGCTTATAACAAAATAGCCAAATTTTTTGATTTGGCGGATTTCCTCGTTTACCAATCTACGGGGAATGCCAAGAGAAGCGTTTGTACTAAGAGTTGCAAATGGAACTATCTGTCTCACAACCATGATTGGGCTTACGACCTGCTAGGAAAAGTTAATCTTATCGACTTAATAGAGGATGGAAAGGTCGAGGGATCTATCGAGGACTTGGGCACGCCTGCGGGAAAGCTCACAGAGAAGGCAGCTAGAGAGCTTGGTCTCAGCCAGAACACTGTTGTTTCGACTGGCATTATTGATGCTCATGCAGGCGGCTTGGCTATCATAGGTGCCGAGCCAGAGACAACTTTGGCAATAATCGGTGGTACATCATCATGTCACATGGCAGTCAGTAAAAATGAAACTTTCGTCCCTGGTGTATGGGGACCATATTGGGGCGCGATGCTCCCTGAATATTGGCTACTAGAGGGTGGGCAGAGTGCCGCTGGGGCATTGTTGGATCACGTCATTCACAGCTCTTCTCAGTATGAAACTCTTCGTCAAAGAGCGGAATTAGAAAATCGTAGTGTTTACGAAATTTTAAACCAAAGAGTTCTTGAGTTAGAGAAAGAAGCCCCAGAGTTGATGAGTGAATTCCATATGCTTGGTTATCATCATGGCAACCGCTCTCCCCGCGCCAATCCAACACTCAAAGGTATGGTTTCTGGTTTAACTCTTGAACAGGGTCTTGATTCACTCGCCATCGAATACTTATCTGCAATTCAATCTGTAGCCTACGGCACACGTCATATCATCGAAGCAATGCGACAAAGCGGACATGAGATTACCAAGATATCAATGTGTGGCGGAGGTACAAAAAACCCACTTTGGCTTCGTGAGCATGCTGATGTCACGGGTTGTGATGTGGTCTTGTCAAAGGAACCAGAGGCCGTGATTTTGGGGGCCGCAATGCTTGGCGCAACTGCAAGTGGTGTACATGAAACTCTCAGTGATGCGGTTAAAAAAATGGGGTTCGAGGGTGGTCGAATTTCACCTAATAAAGAGAGAACTAACTTTCACAATAAGAAATACAGGGTCTTCCTTGAAATGTATGAAGACCAGATGAAATACAAAGCCATGATGGCTGATAAATAA